The Gemmatimonadota bacterium genomic sequence GCGGCGCGCGGCAACGTCGCCAAGAAGCGCGACACCTGCGCGTCGAACATGTACGAGGCCCCGGTGACCAGCGTCGCCCTGTCGCGCGGGATGGCGCCGATCACGATCTTTTCTCTCGCCCGCAGCAGCGTGAGGTGCGCGGCGCTCTCCCCGCTCGGGGAAGGCGGCGTAGATGCTGATGCGACGGGAGAAGTTGAACCCCTTCGCCGCCGCCAGGACATCGGCGGGGCGAGCGTCGTGCGCATCCTGCATCGTGCGTCGTTGGGTCATGCCCGGGATTACGGGATCGTGAGGTTGCCCTGCGCGTCGCGCGCAGGTTCGAACTCCAGCGGGAGCGAGACGGTGAAGCCTCGTCCCGAGCCCCGTTGCCGATACCATTCCACGTCTCCCCAACAGCCGGAGAGCCGCCGCGCCAACGCGAGCCCCAGACCCGAGCCGGGATAGCGGCGCGTGACCGAGCCATCGACCTGGCGGAACCTCCTCGAAAACGGTCGCCTGCGCTTCGAAGGGGATCCCGATCCCGGTGTCCGAGACGCGATAATGCACCCGGTCGCCCACCAGCGTCACGCCAATTACGCACGTGCCCGCGCGCGGTGAACCGGCAGGCGTTGCCGAGCAAGGTAACGAAGATGGGCGATTTTCCGGATCCGACTTCATGCGCGGCAGGAACGGGGGGCCTGCCGACCCGCAGCTGCACCGTTCGGCCGCCCCGCCACCGTGGCCACCGACTTCCTGGAGCACCAGCGCCGGGTCGAACTCCTCGACGATGAGCGAGATGTCACCTCGCGCAGCGTCGTGAGCCCAGCAGATTCGATGAGGTCCCACCAACCGTTCGCTGACCGCTTCACGTGCAGCAGGTGGTGCGTTGCCCGTCGGTGAGCGGCCCGGAGAGCTCCTCCTGCAGGATGGAGATGTAGCCCAGCACCGAGGTGAGCGGTGCGCAGCTCATGAGAGATGTTGGCCAGAACTCGTCCTTGGCCCGGCGCGCCCCGACGACGGCGGGCGTACTGTCCTCCAGCCGGCGTTATCCTCGGTGAGCGCCGCGTTGGTCCGCCGCACCGGGCTCGATGAGCGACGCCTTTTCCGCCGTGGCGCCATCTGGTCGGGACCAGGCGCATCAGCCGCGGACTCCTTGCGCGCGACCCCGAGTCGGCGAAGTAGAACGTCACCGCCTCCGCACCTTGTTGGCCGTCTAGCGGAAGGGCGACGAGCGACTTGAAGCCGAGCTCCGACGCCACCTCGACCCAGTCGTCGAGGTCGAATCGGCGAAGACGGGGACCCCGATGATGCGCTTCTCGGCCGCCGTCAGGCCGCTGGGGCCGAAGCCGAGTCGAACGCGCATTTCGCCGAGCCACGGTTGGTAGCGCTCGGGAAGTTGTGTGCGGCCACGAGGTGCATGAGCCGGAGACGCCGTCGACGAGGTACACGGTGGCGAAGGTCGCCCGACCAGCGGACTGACGCGGTCGAGGGAGAACCGGAAGACTTCCCCGGGACGGTCGGCGTTGAGGAAGGGGTGCACGATTTCGCGCACGGCATCAACTCACGCAGCGACTCCGGCGTGGTCGAGGTGGGGAGGACAGGTTTGGTCGATCGCAGCCCGTCGAGGGTCCGCGGACAGTCTTGGGCACGGGCGGGGAGTCCAACGCGGGGAGCGCGCGCCGTGAAGAACAGGCGCGCCGTGATGCCCCGCATTCGACGACGTCCGACGCGTCTCAGAGGGACGAGCGCGGTACGTCATCAGAACGTCGCGGTGATTGACGAGAAGATCCACGAGCGGAGCGCACTTGCCTGGTGGGGAACCGGCCAGGTGTGAACCGCGCGACGCCGCCGTCCGCGCAGGTGACGCCAGCGCCACCGCAGCGCGACGTCGATCTTCTCGCCGACGTCGCGCGACGTCGCGGTGGCGCTCGCGGATCGGAAGATCCCCCGCGACATCGTACGGCGGCGTCGGCCGCCGAAGGCGTTGAAAGGCGTGTGCCGAGGTCCTGATCCGAACGAATGAAGGCGGGGAGAACTGCGTGACGATGCGCTCCCTCCATCAGGTTGCGACGCCCAGGGCGTCAGCGAACCCCGCGTACGCCGCGTGTCCCAGCGGATACAACTGATCCCACGTGCCGCCCTGAGCCGGCACCCCTGTCTCGTGCCGCTCGCGCGGTCGAGGCCAATGGTGACAGACGGCGACCGGGTCGCGCTGGCGACCGACGCGAAAGGTCGGTGGCGAACATCGTCGCCCGTGGCGCCGCCCGTCCCCTCCACGCGTTGGACACCGCCCTCGACCTCGAGGGCAAGATCGGAACGACGATGGGCGTGACGAGGCGCGTCGTCGCGGTGGCCCGTCTTGCCCGCGGAGGGACTCCACCCCGCGCACCGACTTCACCAACACCGCGCTTTCCAACACGCGCCCCCTCTCGCGCCGGCTCGCCATGCGCGACCGTCGTGCCCCAGAGGCGCGTGACGTCGTCGGCGATGCCGCGCCGGAGCGGGAGCATGACGAGCGGACGAACCGAGGAGGCGTTGAACGCCAGCGCTCCGCGCCGAACCTCCACGTTGCCCCCTCGAACACCCGACGCACGTTGGCCCAGTCGAGCGGCGAGATGATGCGTTCGCGCCCCAGGAGCAACTCCTGACGGCCGAACCGCGCCGCGGTGCGCGCGCCGCTCAGCGTGCCCGCCAACTCGACGAAGGCGTTGCCAAGGTCTCCGCGACTGTGATCGAGGGGCGCGCCCCGCTCTGGCAGTTCGCGCCCGGCCACGTCGGCCACGCGCGACCTTCCACGAAGCCGCGGTATCCCTCAGATGGAGGTCGGCGTGCAGGTGCGCGCACCGCGAAAGCACCGTGCGCGTCCCAGTCCCACCACCGAGGAAACGCCGGACCGATCGCCACGACACGCAGTGCCCCCAGGTGAGAGCCACGCGCCGCGCATCGCTCGGCGTCATGGCTCGAGCGGATCCGGCGGATCGCCACGGGGCGCCACCGACCGGGTTTTCGCGAAAGCGGAGGTTCCTCGAAGGGGGGCGCGACGCGCGTGGCGCCGGTTGGGCCTGCCCGGGCGAGGCGATGCACATCCCGCCGGCCAGGGTGCACACGGTCGCGCAGAGCAACGCGGGAATGGCACGCATGGGAAGGGCCTGGACCAGGAAGCGATGAGGAGGATGTCTAACGGGCAGAAGCAGGCGTCCGTGTTGCCGCCACGACGGCCCTTGCCTAGCGCCGCGCGGTCGCCGGGGACGCGCGGCGACTGAAAGCGCAGCACCCCATCCGCGTCGAGCACGCCGATGGGCGTTCGAATGGTCGAAGTCCCCGCTTGGCAGCCGACGGTAGCTGACGACCAGCAGCACGGCGAGCTGTTCCGGCGGCGCACCGCGCAAGGCAGCCACCGCGCGTCGAGCGCCATCGCCCACGTGGCGCCGCAACGTGCCGACCGAATCGCGCGCCGGATCGAACGAGGCGAGACGTAGCGTCGCGCGCGCGCACGCCCGGCGGAAGGCGCGCCGCACCGACCGCATCTCCCGGGTGATGAGCGGGCAGGTCACCGTGCAGGAGGCGTGCACCATCGCGAGTACCACCGTCTCACCGCGTAGCTCGGCGAGCGCGAGCGAGCGGCCGTCGTGGTTGGTCCACCGGCCGGTGAGGCGGTAGAGCGAATGATCGGGGAGGGCCCCCGTCCCGTCCCGCGCCTGCGCCTGCGCCTGCGCCTGCGCCTGCGCCTGCGCCTGCGCCTGCGCCTGCGCGGCGGCGGAGAGTTGCATCAGGGCGCCAGCGATCATGAGTGCCCAGCGCACCGTGTACAGACAGCTTTTCATCGTTTGCCTCGAGGCAGGAGTGGTGCCGCGTCACGCGCCGTGCGGAACCCAAGTGTCGCCAGCGCATACGAGCCTCGCAGCGATCCGCGGACGGCGTAGCGCATGAAGGCCGTGTAGTTGCCGGGATCGGCCGAAAGCGGCAGCGCTCGCCAGCGCAGAACAGGCCGTCATCTGGCGTGCCGTCTGCCGCGACTTCCGCCACTGGTGACGACGGCGTTTTGGAAGCCGTCGACTCGACCCTGAGGGCCCGCCGTGCAGCCCCACTACCCGGTCATCGCTCGTCAGGCGGAGGGTGGCGCTCGCCGCCGCACCCGACACTTGCGCACCAGCCGTCGCCACCAGGAGCGCCCGCAGACGGTTGTTCGTGCCGCTAAGCGCGCGCCGGAAGCGACCGGCTGCCAACTCCCACTCCGCCGTGGTCGGGAGGCGCGCTTTGCTCCACTCGGCGTACGCGTGCGCCGCGAACCACGACACGTTGACCACCGGTGCCGATGCCGCCACGTCGGGTCCCAGCACGGTGTCGCCCATCCAATGCCGCAGATAGGCGGATCGGCCGACAGGCGCGACAGCAAGCGACCGCCGCCACCCCCGGCCTGGCGACGACAAACCGGAGAAAGTCGGCGATGTTTACGGCGCGTTCGGCGAGCTGGTACGCCGCCACCGCTAGCCCCGTGTCCGCGACCCCGCGAGGTAGAACGGCGCACGTGACCTCCGTCACCGTGCGGTAGCGGTGAACGGCGGGCGACCGCGGCGGCGCGCCAGGCGCCGCCGCACATGCAACGAGCATGATCGAGACAGCAGGCAAGCGCACGGACGACTCCAACCGCACGCTGCGCTCCCGTCAGGGTTTCGGGGACGCGCGGCGCGCACACGCCGGACATGCGCAACGACACGAGGTCCGTGGCGCGGTTGCCGAAGTCCGTCCGCACGCACGACAACACGGTCGCGACGTCCTCGTTGCCGAGGGTCAGCGCCGGCATCACGCCGTTGAACTGCTGACCGTTCACCGTG encodes the following:
- a CDS encoding alginate export family protein, with amino-acid sequence MPRLRGRSRVADVAGRELPERGAPLDHSRGDLGNAFVELAGTLSGARTAARFGRQELLLGRERIISPLDWANVRRVFEGATWRFGAERWRSTPPRFVRSSCSRSGAASPTTSRASGARRSRMASRRERGRVLESAVLVKSVRGVESLRGQDGPPRRRASSRPSSFRSCPRGRGRCPTRGGDGRRHGRRCSPPTFRVGRQRDPVAVCHHWPRPRERHETGVPAQGGTWDQLYPLGHAAYAGFADALGVAT
- a CDS encoding SUMF1/EgtB/PvdO family nonheme iron enzyme; the encoded protein is MGDTVLGPDVAASAPVVNVSWFAAHAYAEWSKARLPTTAEWELAAGRFRRALSGTNNRLRALLVATAGAQVSGAAASATLRLTSDDRVVGLHGGPSGSSRRLPKRRRHQWRKSRQTARQMTACSALASAAAFGRSRQLHGLHALRRPRIAARLVCAGDTWVPHGA